The following proteins are encoded in a genomic region of Opitutus sp.:
- a CDS encoding exopolysaccharide biosynthesis polyprenyl glycosylphosphotransferase: MHKNRTVAYLLLFLDVGLLVAAFNSIAWLRGILANNVWIYTPLLAPAALLVTTFFLIDAYNSKTDMMSLDYTSEHIIAVLSALICTLLVTFTILPQGYPLQQSRTVIVLSFLACIPISLAYRRVIYSRTHASRKGRSLLFIGDAESAETFAQECTRMGYQQPVIYASPEAETASGPASTALDEVLGQIETGAIEIEAIVLRENNRDLRTRLSLRLVDLYFHAVPTYTLELFHQVYWRKIPLYRLNQTWLFQEGFKIAREPVFKHLKRFSDIGFSLVALTLGAPLFLAIALAIWCGDRGSVLFSQTRIGQNRVPFRIYKFRTMRPNDGADAYTTVGDMRITRVGKFLRTYRLDELPQMLNVLFGDMSLIGPRAEWDKLVTDYEQQIPCYHFRHLVKPGITGWAQVNYPYGANIDDTLRKLEYDLYYIRHFSFQIDASIVLKTIHIMLFGKGR, translated from the coding sequence ATGCACAAAAACCGCACCGTCGCCTACCTGCTGCTCTTCCTCGACGTGGGGTTGCTGGTGGCCGCCTTCAACTCCATCGCCTGGCTGCGCGGCATCTTGGCTAACAACGTCTGGATCTACACCCCGCTGCTCGCTCCCGCCGCGCTGTTAGTCACGACGTTTTTCCTCATCGACGCCTACAATTCGAAGACCGACATGATGAGCCTCGACTACACCAGCGAGCACATCATCGCGGTACTTTCGGCCCTCATCTGCACCCTGCTGGTGACCTTCACGATCCTCCCCCAAGGTTATCCCCTCCAGCAGAGCCGCACCGTGATCGTACTCAGTTTTCTGGCCTGCATTCCCATCTCGCTGGCCTACCGCCGGGTCATTTATTCGCGCACCCACGCCTCTCGCAAAGGCCGCTCGCTGCTCTTCATCGGTGACGCCGAAAGCGCCGAAACCTTCGCCCAAGAGTGCACCCGCATGGGCTACCAGCAGCCCGTGATCTACGCCTCGCCCGAGGCTGAAACCGCCAGCGGCCCTGCATCCACGGCCCTTGACGAGGTCCTCGGGCAGATCGAAACCGGTGCCATCGAAATCGAGGCCATCGTGTTACGCGAAAACAACCGCGACCTGCGCACCCGCCTGTCGCTGCGCTTGGTGGACCTCTATTTCCACGCCGTGCCCACCTATACCCTCGAGCTTTTTCATCAGGTGTATTGGCGCAAAATCCCGCTCTACCGCCTCAACCAAACCTGGCTGTTCCAGGAAGGCTTTAAAATCGCCCGTGAACCGGTGTTTAAGCACCTCAAGCGCTTCTCCGACATCGGCTTTTCGCTCGTTGCCCTGACGCTGGGTGCCCCGCTGTTTCTCGCCATCGCGCTGGCCATCTGGTGCGGTGACCGCGGGTCGGTCTTGTTTAGCCAGACGCGCATCGGCCAAAACCGCGTGCCCTTTCGCATCTACAAATTCCGCACCATGCGCCCCAACGACGGCGCCGACGCCTACACGACGGTGGGCGATATGCGCATCACCCGAGTCGGCAAATTCCTGCGCACCTACCGCCTCGATGAACTGCCGCAGATGCTCAACGTGCTGTTTGGCGACATGAGCCTGATCGGCCCCCGCGCCGAATGGGACAAACTGGTCACGGATTACGAGCAACAGATCCCCTGTTACCACTTCCGCCACCTGGTAAAACCCGGCATCACCGGCTGGGCCCAAGTTAACTACCCCTACGGCGCCAACATCGACGACACCCTGCGTAAGTTGGAATACGACCTCTACTACATCCGCCATTTCTCCTTTCAGATCGACGCCTCTATCGTCCTGAAAACCATTCACATCATGCTGTTTGGCAAAGGCCGGTAA
- a CDS encoding NAD(P)/FAD-dependent oxidoreductase yields the protein MPKPYDLLVIGSGSAGFNAARVAVSLGKRVAIVDSAPQLGGLCILKGCMPSKTLLYSTEILHLAQKGKTFGLRIPSASADMKALHARKKKIIGEFAGYRSQALESGKYDVYRSHARFVDPHTIALTDGRTLTAEKFLIGTGSKVSVPSAIPGLATTPFWTSDDVLDLDFVPESVIVLGGGIVACELAQFLRRIGSKVIQIQRSKTILKDYSPAASEVVQQAFRDEGIALHTDTQIEKISDDEAGVAVTFTCGGKTLTRRARHLFNALGREPNTDSLQLAEAGVKLTPAGRVKVNRWQQTTAPHIYAGGDVCGPYDLVHLAVAQGELAARHAFGGKGLKPIDPKLLLSVVFTEPALASIGEQERELTARGEKFLVATYPFNDHGKSILMEANYGYVKVIAEPKRGRILGAEIVGPHAGELIHIFSGPLAMKATVFDLLRAPWYHPTLAEILTYPLEEIAEQIHR from the coding sequence ATGCCCAAACCCTACGATCTACTCGTCATCGGCAGCGGCTCGGCCGGCTTCAATGCCGCCCGCGTCGCCGTCTCGCTCGGCAAACGCGTCGCCATCGTCGACAGCGCCCCGCAACTCGGCGGGTTGTGCATCCTCAAGGGCTGCATGCCGTCCAAAACGCTCCTCTACTCCACTGAGATCCTCCACCTCGCCCAAAAGGGCAAAACCTTCGGCCTGCGCATCCCCTCCGCCTCCGCGGACATGAAGGCGCTCCACGCCCGCAAAAAGAAGATCATCGGCGAATTCGCCGGCTACCGCTCCCAAGCCCTCGAATCGGGTAAATACGACGTTTACCGCAGCCACGCCCGCTTCGTCGATCCGCACACCATCGCCCTCACCGATGGACGCACGTTAACCGCCGAAAAATTCCTGATCGGCACCGGCTCCAAAGTCAGCGTTCCGTCCGCCATTCCCGGTTTGGCAACCACCCCGTTCTGGACCAGCGACGACGTGCTCGACCTCGATTTTGTCCCCGAGAGCGTCATCGTGCTCGGCGGCGGCATCGTCGCCTGCGAACTCGCCCAGTTCCTCCGGCGCATTGGCTCAAAGGTGATCCAAATTCAGCGCAGTAAAACCATTCTTAAGGACTACTCCCCCGCCGCCAGCGAAGTGGTCCAGCAGGCCTTCCGCGACGAGGGTATCGCTCTGCACACCGACACCCAAATCGAGAAAATATCGGACGACGAGGCGGGCGTAGCGGTTACGTTCACCTGCGGCGGAAAAACCCTCACCCGCCGGGCGCGTCACCTGTTTAACGCGCTGGGCCGCGAGCCCAACACCGACTCGCTGCAACTCGCCGAGGCCGGGGTAAAACTCACGCCGGCCGGCCGGGTAAAGGTCAACCGCTGGCAGCAAACCACCGCCCCGCACATTTACGCCGGGGGCGATGTCTGCGGGCCCTACGATCTGGTGCACCTCGCGGTGGCCCAAGGCGAACTGGCCGCCCGCCACGCCTTTGGGGGCAAAGGCCTAAAACCCATCGATCCTAAGCTCCTCCTGAGCGTGGTTTTCACCGAACCTGCCCTCGCCAGCATCGGTGAACAAGAGCGCGAGCTCACCGCGCGAGGTGAAAAATTCCTCGTCGCAACCTACCCGTTCAACGACCACGGCAAGTCGATCCTGATGGAGGCCAATTACGGCTACGTGAAGGTCATCGCCGAGCCCAAACGCGGCCGCATCCTCGGCGCCGAAATCGTCGGACCGCACGCCGGCGAACTGATTCACATTTTCAGTGGTCCGCTGGCGATGAAGGCCACGGTTTTCGATCTCCTGCGCGCGCCCTGGTATCACCCGACATTGGCGGAAATTCTCACTTATCCGCTGGAGGAAATCGCCGAGCAGATTCACCGCTAG
- a CDS encoding glycoside hydrolase family 9 protein, with protein MTATDASAAIGTTDTATLTFNRTGDTAATLTVNYTLGGTAVALTDYRLANGTTMPVSVTIPAGSASTALTLQALANSTNANPETIILTLASNAAYTLGSTTSATVTIAQVIVTPPPPPTPTLPVVTVTATDASAAIGTTDTATLSFTRTGDTTASLTVNYTLGGTAVALTDYRLANGTTMPVSVTIPAGSASTTLTLQALANSTSANPETIILTLANNAAYTLGSATSATVTIAQVVTPPPPTPTPNPVPTPVVLNELDYTGLIMPKVGEQALRVLSPTYLELRKLTTKAPDPATVTTWNFVNSSGVLSAPASSQFAVTVNGQAVSVLSVGFKRRAFSADLDVRDLRIDNAIYLQLASPIAEGQAVVVTNPSAQLWPATEKYAVTTDPLRYSPAIHVNQEGYVPTFPKKAMVGYYLGNLGELPAAGLTSFTIKNAATGATAYQGTLTARRDVGYTYAPLPYQNVLQADFSALTTPGEYYLLVPGLGASLPFLINDGIAMNWARTYALGLYHQRCGKSKALPFTRFTHDACHVAKAEVPSPQSSYAFTWTTIASKSAPSAHQTAPQLASEASQLYPFVNKGTIDVSGGHHDAGDYSKYTTDVASLVHLLMFTADNMPSGNLDNLGIPESGDGVSDILQEAKQEADFVAKLQDADGGFYFIVYPKTREYEGGLSGTAPGDTQVVWPKNTSATAACVAALAQCASSPKFKQAYPATAALYLQKAQLGWTFLMNAIAKYGLAGSYQKITFYGDEFAHMDELSWAAAEMYLATGDVKYQQQLFTWFPNPNDYATYRWSWIRMAESYGNAIRSYAFAARSGRLAASQLDAAYLTKCNTEIIGAADKELLSSTQSSYGSAFAAENKSYRNAGWYFSMDQAADMAVAYQIDPKPEYLDAIVGNLNYEAGTNPVNASCVTGLGLKRQHTVVNQFARGDARQLAPTGIPIGNIQGGFDYLALYANELGTLTYPTDGATTAPYPFYDRWSDTWNTTTEFITVNQARSLLTASALVGQTSAKSTPWTSGTAVITVPTGVVALNAVTTLSVSAPGMDLSNARIVWEGRDQQPAFGPTYAFVPKNNGTQWVEVEICWPDGRRVFGAASFTANSAVVNWINGALPTGAVASADGGDAWTWVTSNPTPYSAPAVHQSNVAAGIHGHGFDSATATLVVGTTDKLFAYVYLDPTNPPTEVMLMWTDSTGNSAHRAYWGANQIAWGTNGTASQFPVGALPTLGQWVRLEVPASSVGLGGATIQGMRFTLYGGRASWDIAGKSN; from the coding sequence GTGACCGCGACGGACGCCTCGGCCGCCATCGGCACCACCGACACCGCCACGCTGACGTTCAACCGCACCGGTGACACCGCCGCGACGTTGACCGTCAACTACACCCTCGGCGGCACCGCGGTCGCGCTCACCGACTACCGGCTCGCCAACGGCACCACGATGCCCGTCTCGGTAACGATTCCGGCCGGCTCCGCCTCGACCGCGCTGACGCTGCAGGCCCTCGCCAACAGCACCAACGCCAACCCGGAGACGATCATCCTCACCCTGGCGAGCAACGCCGCCTACACCTTGGGCAGCACCACCTCCGCCACCGTGACGATCGCCCAGGTTATCGTTACCCCGCCGCCGCCCCCAACGCCGACGTTGCCCGTGGTCACCGTGACCGCGACGGACGCCTCGGCCGCCATCGGCACCACCGACACCGCCACGCTGAGCTTCACCCGCACCGGTGACACCACCGCGTCGTTGACCGTCAACTACACCCTCGGCGGCACCGCCGTGGCGCTCACCGACTACCGGCTCGCCAACGGCACCACCATGCCCGTTTCGGTCACTATTCCGGCCGGCTCCGCCTCGACCACGCTGACGCTGCAGGCCCTCGCCAACAGCACCAGCGCTAACCCGGAGACGATCATCCTCACCCTGGCGAACAACGCCGCCTACACCCTGGGCAGCGCCACCTCCGCCACCGTGACCATCGCCCAGGTCGTGACCCCGCCGCCGCCCACGCCGACGCCCAACCCGGTGCCGACGCCGGTTGTGCTCAACGAGCTGGATTACACCGGGCTGATCATGCCCAAAGTGGGCGAGCAGGCCCTGCGCGTGCTTTCGCCGACCTACCTGGAGCTGCGCAAGCTCACCACCAAGGCCCCGGACCCCGCCACGGTCACGACCTGGAACTTCGTAAACTCCTCCGGCGTGCTCTCCGCCCCGGCGAGCAGCCAGTTCGCCGTGACCGTCAACGGCCAAGCGGTTTCAGTCCTCTCGGTGGGCTTCAAACGCCGCGCCTTCTCCGCCGACCTCGATGTGCGCGACCTGCGTATCGACAACGCGATCTACCTCCAGTTGGCCTCCCCGATCGCCGAGGGCCAAGCGGTCGTCGTGACCAACCCGAGCGCCCAGCTCTGGCCGGCCACCGAGAAGTACGCGGTGACGACCGATCCGCTGCGCTACAGCCCGGCGATCCACGTCAACCAGGAGGGTTATGTGCCCACCTTCCCCAAGAAGGCCATGGTAGGTTACTACCTGGGCAACCTCGGTGAGCTACCGGCCGCAGGGCTGACCAGCTTCACCATCAAAAACGCCGCCACCGGGGCGACCGCCTACCAGGGCACGCTGACCGCGCGCCGGGATGTCGGTTACACCTATGCGCCGCTGCCTTACCAGAACGTGCTCCAGGCCGACTTCAGTGCCCTGACCACGCCCGGCGAATACTACCTATTGGTCCCCGGCCTGGGCGCTTCGCTCCCGTTCCTGATCAATGACGGCATCGCCATGAACTGGGCGCGCACCTACGCACTCGGCCTCTATCATCAACGCTGCGGCAAATCCAAAGCCCTTCCCTTCACCCGCTTCACCCACGACGCCTGTCACGTGGCTAAAGCCGAAGTGCCCTCGCCGCAGTCCTCCTACGCCTTCACCTGGACGACCATCGCCTCCAAGAGCGCGCCCAGTGCCCACCAAACCGCGCCCCAGTTGGCCTCGGAAGCCTCCCAGCTCTATCCGTTCGTCAACAAGGGCACGATCGACGTCTCCGGCGGTCACCATGACGCTGGCGATTACAGCAAGTACACCACCGACGTCGCGTCTTTGGTTCACCTCCTGATGTTCACCGCCGACAACATGCCTTCGGGCAACCTCGACAACCTCGGCATCCCCGAGAGCGGCGACGGCGTCAGCGACATCCTTCAGGAGGCCAAACAGGAGGCCGACTTCGTGGCTAAACTCCAGGACGCCGACGGCGGTTTCTACTTCATCGTCTATCCCAAGACCCGTGAATACGAAGGTGGCCTCTCCGGCACCGCCCCCGGTGACACCCAGGTCGTGTGGCCCAAAAACACCTCGGCCACCGCCGCCTGCGTAGCCGCCCTGGCTCAGTGCGCTTCGTCGCCCAAGTTCAAGCAGGCCTACCCGGCGACCGCCGCGCTCTACCTGCAAAAGGCCCAGCTCGGGTGGACCTTCCTGATGAACGCGATCGCCAAGTACGGACTGGCCGGCTCCTACCAGAAGATCACCTTCTACGGAGACGAGTTCGCCCACATGGACGAGTTGTCCTGGGCCGCCGCCGAAATGTATCTGGCCACCGGTGACGTGAAATACCAGCAGCAGCTCTTCACCTGGTTCCCGAACCCCAACGACTACGCGACCTACCGCTGGAGCTGGATCCGCATGGCCGAGTCCTACGGCAACGCCATCCGCAGCTACGCCTTCGCCGCCCGCTCGGGCCGCCTGGCCGCCAGCCAGCTCGACGCCGCCTACCTGACCAAGTGCAACACCGAGATCATCGGCGCCGCCGACAAAGAGCTCCTGTCCTCGACCCAAAGCTCCTACGGCTCCGCCTTCGCCGCCGAGAACAAATCCTACCGCAATGCCGGCTGGTATTTCTCGATGGACCAGGCCGCCGACATGGCCGTGGCCTACCAGATCGACCCCAAGCCGGAATACCTCGACGCCATCGTGGGCAACTTGAACTACGAAGCCGGCACCAACCCGGTGAACGCATCCTGCGTGACCGGCCTCGGCCTCAAGCGTCAACACACGGTGGTTAACCAGTTTGCCCGCGGCGACGCCCGCCAACTGGCCCCCACCGGCATCCCGATCGGCAACATCCAGGGCGGTTTTGATTACCTCGCCCTCTATGCCAACGAACTGGGCACGCTCACCTACCCCACGGACGGCGCCACCACCGCGCCCTACCCGTTCTATGACCGCTGGTCCGACACTTGGAACACCACCACCGAGTTCATCACCGTGAACCAGGCCCGCAGCCTGCTGACGGCCAGCGCGCTAGTCGGTCAAACCAGCGCCAAGTCCACCCCATGGACCTCCGGCACGGCCGTGATCACCGTGCCCACCGGCGTAGTGGCGCTCAATGCCGTGACCACCCTGAGCGTGTCCGCGCCCGGGATGGACCTGAGCAACGCCCGCATCGTCTGGGAAGGCCGCGACCAGCAGCCCGCCTTCGGCCCCACCTACGCCTTCGTTCCCAAGAACAACGGCACCCAGTGGGTCGAGGTGGAGATCTGCTGGCCGGACGGCCGCCGCGTCTTCGGTGCGGCCAGTTTCACCGCCAACAGTGCGGTGGTGAACTGGATCAATGGGGCCCTGCCCACGGGGGCGGTGGCCAGTGCCGACGGCGGCGACGCCTGGACCTGGGTGACTAGCAACCCGACGCCCTACTCCGCCCCGGCGGTGCACCAGAGCAACGTGGCCGCCGGCATCCACGGCCACGGGTTTGATTCGGCGACAGCCACGTTGGTGGTCGGCACCACCGACAAGCTGTTTGCCTACGTTTACCTCGATCCGACCAATCCGCCCACGGAGGTCATGCTGATGTGGACGGACAGCACGGGAAACAGCGCACACCGCGCCTATTGGGGTGCCAACCAGATCGCCTGGGGCACCAACGGCACCGCCAGCCAATTCCCGGTTGGGGCGCTGCCCACGCTCGGCCAGTGGGTGAGATTGGAAGTGCCGGCCAGCTCCGTCGGTCTGGGCGGGGCGACGATCCAAGGTATGCGCTTCACCCTCTACGGAGGCCGCGCCAGCTGGGACATTGCCGGCAAGTCGAACTAA
- a CDS encoding ABC transporter ATP-binding protein, translated as MLSVTDLSVTYGAIQAVNGISFEIPRGAIVTLIGGNGAGKTTTLQAISGLIRPRAGSIRFNGEDITRLASHEIVARGLCHVPEGRLVFANLTVAENLALGAYLQHDTELIERTREHVFMLFPRLKERLKQTAGTLSGGEQQMLAIGRALMGQPKFLMLDEPSLGIAPRLVSTIFEKIVEINRVEGLTILLVEQNAHLALEISSHAYVLETGQITVSGASSELRDDPRLKAAYLGG; from the coding sequence ATGCTTTCCGTCACCGATCTTTCCGTCACCTATGGTGCGATTCAGGCCGTCAACGGCATCTCCTTCGAGATTCCGCGCGGCGCCATCGTCACACTCATCGGTGGCAACGGGGCCGGTAAAACCACGACCCTGCAGGCGATCTCGGGGCTGATCCGCCCGCGCGCTGGCAGCATCCGCTTTAACGGTGAGGATATTACGCGCCTTGCCTCACACGAGATTGTAGCCCGCGGGCTTTGCCACGTGCCCGAGGGACGCTTGGTGTTCGCCAACTTGACGGTGGCCGAAAACCTCGCGCTCGGCGCCTACCTGCAACACGACACGGAACTGATCGAACGGACCCGCGAACACGTTTTCATGCTCTTTCCCCGGCTTAAGGAACGCCTCAAACAAACCGCCGGCACCCTCTCCGGTGGCGAGCAGCAAATGCTGGCGATTGGCCGCGCACTAATGGGGCAACCGAAGTTCCTCATGCTCGACGAACCCTCGCTGGGCATCGCCCCCCGCCTCGTCTCGACGATCTTCGAAAAAATCGTGGAGATTAACCGCGTTGAAGGCCTGACCATTTTACTAGTTGAGCAAAACGCCCACCTCGCACTGGAAATCTCCTCACACGCCTACGTACTGGAAACCGGGCAAATCACCGTGTCCGGGGCCAGCAGTGAACTGCGCGACGACCCGCGCCTCAAAGCCGCCTACCTCGGCGGCTAA
- a CDS encoding tryptophan synthase subunit alpha, whose translation MDRIANAFSRARAENRAAFVAYLCAGDPDFDNSLAACRALIESGIDVLELGVPFSDPLADGLTNQLAAQRALAGGMTASRVFELVRRIRAFAPHTPIVFYTYYNLVFSNGVDAYVSDAKAAGVDGMLTLDLPPEEASDVQISCAQHGIKTVFIVAPTTPEARLAKIGAAATGFIYYVSREGVTGVRDSVATNILEAVAAIKRHTGLPVVVGFGIGQRSHVAEVAAHADGVVVGSALVNVIRDHLADRAQIAPALARRATDLVAGTQR comes from the coding sequence ATGGATCGAATTGCCAATGCCTTCTCCCGCGCCCGCGCAGAAAATCGCGCCGCTTTCGTCGCCTACCTCTGTGCCGGCGACCCCGATTTCGACAACTCCCTGGCCGCCTGCCGCGCACTCATTGAAAGCGGTATCGACGTTCTGGAGCTGGGCGTCCCCTTCAGTGATCCCCTCGCCGACGGGCTCACCAACCAACTCGCCGCCCAACGTGCGCTCGCCGGCGGAATGACTGCCTCGCGCGTGTTCGAACTGGTGCGCCGCATCCGCGCCTTCGCGCCCCACACGCCCATCGTTTTCTACACCTACTACAACCTGGTTTTCTCCAACGGCGTGGACGCCTATGTGAGCGACGCCAAGGCGGCCGGAGTCGACGGCATGTTAACCCTCGACCTGCCACCCGAAGAGGCTTCCGACGTACAGATTTCCTGCGCCCAACACGGCATCAAAACCGTGTTCATCGTGGCCCCCACCACCCCCGAGGCGCGCCTCGCCAAAATCGGCGCCGCCGCCACGGGCTTTATTTACTACGTTTCCCGCGAAGGCGTGACCGGGGTGCGCGACTCCGTTGCCACCAACATACTCGAGGCGGTCGCCGCGATCAAACGTCACACCGGCCTGCCTGTGGTGGTGGGCTTCGGCATTGGCCAACGCTCGCACGTCGCCGAAGTTGCCGCCCATGCCGACGGCGTCGTGGTGGGCAGCGCACTGGTCAACGTCATCCGCGACCACCTTGCCGATCGCGCTCAAATCGCCCCCGCACTCGCACGGCGCGCCACCGACTTGGTCGCCGGTACCCAACGCTAA
- a CDS encoding GGDEF domain-containing response regulator: MIPVKKILIIEDNLLQYKVTDRMLANAQVGRFQSDWAQTYEDGLRLLLTGDYAACLLDYQLGERNGLDLLRAAREERCETPVIFLTADSSEQVDEAAMEAGAADYLVKGEITPRMVERSIRYSLKLAGAMRELRRLATHDELTGLLNRRAFDSLLNEEVLRARRFNHPLSLIIVDLDHFKFVNDTYGHAAGDAVLVAAARRIESGIRGIDRVARIGGEEFAVLLMETPAHEAIIVARRLVAVMQAAPFHATAAVSLPITLSAGVASLPVSSPPHFSLQVAADKALYAAKHAGRDRAVLAS, from the coding sequence GTGATCCCTGTCAAAAAAATCCTCATCATCGAGGACAACCTTCTGCAATATAAGGTGACAGATCGCATGCTCGCGAACGCCCAAGTCGGCCGCTTTCAATCCGACTGGGCGCAGACCTACGAGGACGGCCTGCGACTCCTGCTTACGGGCGACTACGCGGCGTGCCTACTCGATTACCAACTCGGCGAGCGCAACGGCTTGGACCTGCTTCGGGCTGCACGCGAGGAACGCTGTGAAACCCCGGTGATTTTCCTCACGGCCGATTCCTCCGAGCAGGTGGACGAGGCGGCGATGGAGGCCGGGGCTGCGGATTATCTGGTTAAAGGCGAAATCACCCCACGCATGGTGGAGCGCTCCATTCGTTACAGTTTAAAATTGGCCGGGGCCATGCGAGAGCTGCGTCGACTGGCCACCCACGACGAGCTCACCGGCCTACTCAATCGCCGGGCATTCGACTCACTGCTCAACGAGGAGGTGCTGCGAGCACGCCGCTTCAACCACCCGCTCTCGCTGATCATCGTGGATCTGGATCACTTCAAGTTCGTCAATGATACCTATGGCCATGCGGCGGGTGATGCTGTGCTGGTGGCGGCTGCCCGTCGTATCGAATCGGGAATACGCGGGATCGACCGCGTCGCGCGTATCGGCGGCGAGGAGTTTGCGGTGCTGCTGATGGAAACCCCCGCGCATGAAGCGATCATAGTCGCCCGCCGCTTGGTGGCAGTGATGCAAGCGGCCCCGTTTCATGCTACGGCCGCAGTGAGTTTGCCGATCACGCTGAGCGCCGGCGTGGCGTCGCTGCCCGTATCGAGTCCCCCGCATTTTTCGCTTCAGGTGGCTGCCGACAAAGCGCTCTATGCGGCCAAGCATGCAGGACGCGACCGCGCCGTGCTTGCCTCCTGA
- a CDS encoding nucleotide pyrophosphohydrolase: MAFTDSATTLAEIKSRVLAFAVQRDWEQFHSPKNLSMALAAEAGELMEHFLWATPEASRSISLDEAKRKKIEEELADVVIYALEFANMTGIDVAAVIETKMAANAAKYPVEKAKGRSDKYTEL, encoded by the coding sequence ATGGCGTTCACCGACTCAGCGACAACCCTGGCCGAAATCAAATCCCGCGTGCTGGCCTTTGCAGTCCAGCGCGACTGGGAGCAGTTCCATTCACCCAAAAACCTGAGCATGGCTCTGGCCGCCGAAGCCGGTGAACTGATGGAGCACTTTTTATGGGCAACGCCCGAGGCATCCCGCAGCATTTCACTCGACGAGGCCAAGCGTAAGAAAATCGAGGAGGAGCTGGCCGACGTGGTGATCTACGCGCTGGAGTTTGCCAACATGACCGGGATCGACGTGGCCGCCGTGATCGAGACCAAGATGGCTGCCAACGCAGCCAAATACCCGGTCGAAAAAGCCAAGGGCCGCTCGGACAAGTACACCGAGTTATAG
- a CDS encoding class I SAM-dependent methyltransferase gives MIQNPQALLRTAHTYWQGFCQAWFRHDPMSRDPRGKNQTQSGVQPGWGGESAHLPGARPPEIPPDSSSSRGDGGGRGLDPADVDYFNRGADENPEFWWRLVGRPQFSGKHVLDVGCGLGSLCVDMAAGGAARVVGLDTESKLIAFARQHTAQAFPDLQPVLEFYDEDLARFNQGKFDIIVSKDSFEHIMDLEGMIRAMAFHLKPGGRIYSGFGPLYNSPFGHHGRVATRLPWRQFPWAHLWESEAKIVQRLNRLRARGEPVFTYSDAPLASIRDLGLSMYSLADYRRFIYGSGLKVVRFEVNRSKHGLSRVLSVLRRVSFLEEYCTHNIYCVLEKPH, from the coding sequence ATGATCCAAAATCCGCAAGCGCTTCTGCGCACCGCACACACCTACTGGCAGGGCTTTTGTCAGGCTTGGTTTCGTCACGATCCGATGAGTCGTGATCCCCGTGGTAAAAATCAGACTCAATCGGGGGTGCAACCGGGGTGGGGGGGCGAAAGCGCTCACCTCCCGGGCGCCCGTCCACCGGAAATACCCCCGGATTCGTCGTCCTCGCGCGGGGACGGGGGGGGGCGGGGGCTGGATCCGGCCGACGTGGACTATTTTAATCGGGGTGCCGACGAGAACCCCGAATTTTGGTGGCGGCTCGTTGGCCGCCCTCAGTTTTCTGGAAAACACGTGCTCGATGTGGGCTGCGGGCTGGGCTCGCTGTGTGTGGACATGGCGGCCGGGGGAGCGGCCCGAGTGGTCGGGTTGGACACCGAATCTAAACTGATCGCGTTCGCTCGCCAGCACACCGCTCAGGCCTTTCCTGATTTGCAGCCCGTACTGGAGTTTTACGACGAGGATCTGGCACGGTTCAACCAAGGGAAGTTCGACATTATCGTCTCCAAGGACTCCTTCGAGCACATCATGGATCTGGAAGGAATGATCCGAGCAATGGCGTTCCACTTAAAACCCGGCGGGCGGATTTACTCGGGGTTCGGGCCTCTCTACAACAGTCCGTTCGGCCACCACGGTCGGGTGGCGACACGGTTGCCGTGGAGGCAGTTTCCCTGGGCCCACCTTTGGGAGTCCGAGGCGAAAATCGTGCAGCGGTTGAACCGACTCCGCGCCCGTGGTGAACCTGTTTTTACGTACTCAGACGCGCCGCTGGCCAGCATTCGGGATCTTGGATTAAGCATGTATTCCTTGGCCGATTATCGGCGTTTTATTTATGGCAGTGGCTTAAAGGTGGTGCGTTTTGAGGTGAACCGCAGTAAGCACGGTCTATCGCGGGTGCTCTCTGTGTTACGCCGCGTATCGTTTTTGGAGGAATATTGTACGCACAACATTTATTGTGTTCTGGAAAAGCCCCATTGA